One genomic segment of Hordeum vulgare subsp. vulgare chromosome 2H, MorexV3_pseudomolecules_assembly, whole genome shotgun sequence includes these proteins:
- the LOC123424919 gene encoding alanine--tRNA ligase-like, producing the protein MHLAGDPPYAVEPPRAGHRPATDSTRRPKAPPILRRPLPRSPPPQPRSGPGETISAANLPLEPRRPRPLRRWRQPPALLRSGSSSGWGADDLPDLVRVVSIGRKVEDLLANPQSKEWLSISTELCGGTHISNTRDAAAFALISKEGIAKGVRRITVVTAECASQAMKLASSIDSDINEASKLDGATLEKKIGSIKNTLDAAAIPAARKADLKGNVSKLEERLREAKKKMGKENIQKVVKTAIDAAEVVVSEGKPFYVTHADVGLDTTAVREAVVKAMDRFKMQVAVLRSCWATIHMEEIVSAEATPAMDIMYETNSSFTGYVRMDYGLEGSRRVQSSRKSERLVQ; encoded by the exons ATGCATCTCGCCGGGGACCCACCATACGCAGTCGAGCCACCCCGCGCCGGCCACCGGCCCGCAACCGACTCCACTCGCCGGCCCAAAGCGCCGCCTATACTGCGCCGCCCTCTGCCTCGATCTCCGCCGCCGCAGCCCCGATCCGGTCCGGGGGAGACCATCTCCGCCGCCAACCTGCCACTGGAGCCTCGCCGCCCTCGCCCCTTGCGCCGGTGGAGGCAGCCGCCGGCCCTGCTACGCTCGGGCTCGAGCAGCGGGTGGGGCGCGGACG ATCTACCTGATCTTGTAAGAGTTGTATCGATTGGCCGCAAAGTGGAAGATCTGCTTGCAAACCCTCAAAGCAAAGAATGGTTATCCATATCAACTGAGCTGTGTGGAG GTACACACATTTCAAACACTAGGGATGCTGCAGCATTTGCTCTCATATCCAAAGAGGGTATCGCAAAAGGTGTTCGAAGGATAACGGTTGTTACTGCTGAGTGTGCCTCACAGGCTATGAAGTTGGCATCATCTATCGATAGTGATATCAATGAAGCATCTAAACTGGACGGGGCGACATTGGAAAAG AAAATTGGGTCCATCAAGAATACACTGGATGCAGCTGCTATCCCAGCTGCAAGAAAAGCTGATCTAAAAGGCAATGTCTCAAAGCTGGAG GAGCGACTTAGGGAGGCAAAGAAGAAAATGGGCAAAGAAAATATCCAAAAGGTTGTCAAGACTGCCATAGATGCCGCAGAAGTTGTTGTTTCTGAAGGAAAACCCTTCTATGTTACTCATGCCGATGTGGGTCTTGATACCACTGCTGTCCGCGAAGCAGTTGTCAAAGCCATGGATCGGTTCAAG ATGCAAGTAGCTGTTCTTCGGAGCTGCTGGGCAACCATTCATATGgaggaaattgtttct GCTGAGGCGACACCAGCTATGGACATTATGTATGAAACAAATAGCTCTTTCACTGGCTATGTTAGGATGGACTATGGGCTGGAAGGAAGCCGCAGAGTCCAGTCGAGTCGGAAGTCTGAACGACTTGTCCAGTAA